Proteins encoded together in one Thamnophis elegans isolate rThaEle1 chromosome 10, rThaEle1.pri, whole genome shotgun sequence window:
- the ETV5 gene encoding ETS translocation variant 5 isoform X1 — protein MDGFYDQQVPFMVPGKSCTEECRGRPVNERKRKFQDTDLAHDSEELFQDLSQLQEAWLAEAQVPDDEQFVPDFQSDNLVLHAPPPAKIKRELHSPSSELSTCSHEQVLCANYGEKCLYNYCAYDRKPPVGFKPLTPPTTPASPALQSGALPPPPLPATPVQTPAHVNPAGPLQGAPPPTPHPLQEPRQQPFAIPRPPHQPIQMPKIMPENQYPTEHRFQRQMSEPCHPYPQPGLSGDNRPVYHRQMSEPLVPPNAHPPQGFKQEYHDPLYDHGVPGIPGPPAHGFQSPMGIKQEPRDYCIDSEVPNCQSAYATGGGYFPNNHDGFSYEKDAQLYFDDTCVVPERMEGKVKQEPTVYREGPPYQRRGSLQLWQFLVTLLDDPANAHFIAWTGRGMEFKLIEPEEVARRWGIQKNRPAMNYDKLSRSLRYYYEKGIMQKVAGERYVYKFVCDPDALFSMAFPDNQRPFLKAEPDCHVNEDDTLPLTHFEDNSAYLLDLDRCSSLPYAEAFAY, from the exons ATGGATGGCTTTTATGACCAGCAAGTCCCTTTCATGGTTCCTGGG AAATCTTGCACAGAAGAATGTCGTGGAAGGCcagtgaatgaaagaaaaaggaaatttcaGGACACTGATCTGGCTCATGATTCTGAAG aattgtTTCAAGACCTTAGTCAGCTTCAGGAGGCTTGGTTAGCTGAAG cCCAAGTTCCTGATGATGAACAGTTTGTCCCAGATTTCCAGTCTGACAACT TGGTACTTCATGCGCCACCACCAGCTAAGATTAAGAGAGAACTACACAGCCCGTCTTCAGAGCTGTCCACCTGTAGTCATGAGCAGGTGCTCTGTGCTAACTATGGAGAAAAGTGCCTCTACAATTATTG TGCCTATGATAGGAAGCCCCCCGTTGGGTTCAAGCCATTAACTCCGCCCACTACCCCAGCTTCACCTGCACTTCAGAGCGGCGCCCTTCCGCCTCCACCTCTGCCCGCCACACCTGTGCAGACTCCTGCACATGTCAACCCAGCAGGCCCATTGCAGGGTGCCCCTCCTCCCACCCCTCACCCTCTTCAGGAACCAAGGCAGCAACCCTTTGCTATACCTCGACCACCTCATCAGCCTATCCAGATGCCAAAGATAATGCCTGAAAACCAGTACCCAACAGAACACAG GTTTCAAAGACAGATGTCTGAACCTTGCCACCCATATCCTCAGCCAGGGCTTTCTGGAGACAACCGCCCTGTCTACCACCGGCAGATGTCAGAGCCCCTTGTCCCTCCTAATGCCCATCCTCCTCAGGGATTCAAGCAAGAGTATCATGACCCACTCTATGATCATGGGGTACCAGGTATTCCAGGCCCCCCAGCTCATGGATTCCAGTCTCCAATGGGAATCAAGCAAGAGCCCAGAGACTACTGCATTGATTCAG aAGTGCCTAACTGCCAATCAGCGTATGCTACAGGAGGGGGATACTTTCCCAACAACCATGATG GGTTCTCCTATGAGAAAGATGCCCAATTGTACTTTGATGACACTTGTGTTGTACCAGAAAGAATGGAAG GAAAAGTGAAACAAGAACCCACTGTATATCGGGAAGGCCCTCCTTATCAGAGAAGAGGGTCTCTCCAATTGTGGCAGTTTCTTGTCACGCTCCTGGATGACCCAGCCAATGCTCATTTCATTGCTTGGACTGGAAGGGGCATGGAATTCAAGCTGATTGAGCCAGAAgag gtAGCTCGTCGATGGGGAATTCAGAAAAATCGACCAGCTATGAACTATGACAAGCTCAGTCGTTCTCTTCGTTATTACTATGAAAAAGGCATCATGCAAAAG gtTGCCGGAGAGCGGTATGTCTATAAGTTTGTTTGTGATCCTGATGCCCTTTTTTCCATGGCCTTTCCTGACAATCAACGCCCATTTTTAAAAGCTGAACCAGACTGCCATGTGAATGAAGATGACACCTTACCTCTGACACATTTTGAAGATAATTCCGCATACCTCCTTGACCTGGACCGATGCAGCAGCCTCCCATATGCCGAGGCCTTTGCTTACTGA
- the ETV5 gene encoding ETS translocation variant 5 isoform X2: protein MDGFYDQQVPFMVPGKSCTEECRGRPVNERKRKFQDTDLAHDSEAQVPDDEQFVPDFQSDNLVLHAPPPAKIKRELHSPSSELSTCSHEQVLCANYGEKCLYNYCAYDRKPPVGFKPLTPPTTPASPALQSGALPPPPLPATPVQTPAHVNPAGPLQGAPPPTPHPLQEPRQQPFAIPRPPHQPIQMPKIMPENQYPTEHRFQRQMSEPCHPYPQPGLSGDNRPVYHRQMSEPLVPPNAHPPQGFKQEYHDPLYDHGVPGIPGPPAHGFQSPMGIKQEPRDYCIDSEVPNCQSAYATGGGYFPNNHDGFSYEKDAQLYFDDTCVVPERMEGKVKQEPTVYREGPPYQRRGSLQLWQFLVTLLDDPANAHFIAWTGRGMEFKLIEPEEVARRWGIQKNRPAMNYDKLSRSLRYYYEKGIMQKVAGERYVYKFVCDPDALFSMAFPDNQRPFLKAEPDCHVNEDDTLPLTHFEDNSAYLLDLDRCSSLPYAEAFAY, encoded by the exons ATGGATGGCTTTTATGACCAGCAAGTCCCTTTCATGGTTCCTGGG AAATCTTGCACAGAAGAATGTCGTGGAAGGCcagtgaatgaaagaaaaaggaaatttcaGGACACTGATCTGGCTCATGATTCTGAAG cCCAAGTTCCTGATGATGAACAGTTTGTCCCAGATTTCCAGTCTGACAACT TGGTACTTCATGCGCCACCACCAGCTAAGATTAAGAGAGAACTACACAGCCCGTCTTCAGAGCTGTCCACCTGTAGTCATGAGCAGGTGCTCTGTGCTAACTATGGAGAAAAGTGCCTCTACAATTATTG TGCCTATGATAGGAAGCCCCCCGTTGGGTTCAAGCCATTAACTCCGCCCACTACCCCAGCTTCACCTGCACTTCAGAGCGGCGCCCTTCCGCCTCCACCTCTGCCCGCCACACCTGTGCAGACTCCTGCACATGTCAACCCAGCAGGCCCATTGCAGGGTGCCCCTCCTCCCACCCCTCACCCTCTTCAGGAACCAAGGCAGCAACCCTTTGCTATACCTCGACCACCTCATCAGCCTATCCAGATGCCAAAGATAATGCCTGAAAACCAGTACCCAACAGAACACAG GTTTCAAAGACAGATGTCTGAACCTTGCCACCCATATCCTCAGCCAGGGCTTTCTGGAGACAACCGCCCTGTCTACCACCGGCAGATGTCAGAGCCCCTTGTCCCTCCTAATGCCCATCCTCCTCAGGGATTCAAGCAAGAGTATCATGACCCACTCTATGATCATGGGGTACCAGGTATTCCAGGCCCCCCAGCTCATGGATTCCAGTCTCCAATGGGAATCAAGCAAGAGCCCAGAGACTACTGCATTGATTCAG aAGTGCCTAACTGCCAATCAGCGTATGCTACAGGAGGGGGATACTTTCCCAACAACCATGATG GGTTCTCCTATGAGAAAGATGCCCAATTGTACTTTGATGACACTTGTGTTGTACCAGAAAGAATGGAAG GAAAAGTGAAACAAGAACCCACTGTATATCGGGAAGGCCCTCCTTATCAGAGAAGAGGGTCTCTCCAATTGTGGCAGTTTCTTGTCACGCTCCTGGATGACCCAGCCAATGCTCATTTCATTGCTTGGACTGGAAGGGGCATGGAATTCAAGCTGATTGAGCCAGAAgag gtAGCTCGTCGATGGGGAATTCAGAAAAATCGACCAGCTATGAACTATGACAAGCTCAGTCGTTCTCTTCGTTATTACTATGAAAAAGGCATCATGCAAAAG gtTGCCGGAGAGCGGTATGTCTATAAGTTTGTTTGTGATCCTGATGCCCTTTTTTCCATGGCCTTTCCTGACAATCAACGCCCATTTTTAAAAGCTGAACCAGACTGCCATGTGAATGAAGATGACACCTTACCTCTGACACATTTTGAAGATAATTCCGCATACCTCCTTGACCTGGACCGATGCAGCAGCCTCCCATATGCCGAGGCCTTTGCTTACTGA